Proteins encoded together in one Impatiens glandulifera chromosome 1, dImpGla2.1, whole genome shotgun sequence window:
- the LOC124916760 gene encoding uncharacterized protein LOC124916760 gives MAENKVHPATIVSNIKACIPITLDYEGKQYNSWSTLFQLHCRANMVIHHIQPLTVNPSVAVPAPTESEKTLTQRLDDIVRQWIYGTISNDLLNSILDPDDSAVVAWNRLQQFFLNNKSTRALQFDAQFTNTKLAHFDGVKSYCAKLKTLADNLRNVGDKVSDNRMALQLLKGLSEEYKPFRTSVRHLNPLPSFDTLRSMLELEEHENPADLSIESHVEAHITQSHLSSQNNADNSHYSSRGNNQRNGGNGRKTTKGKGSSGKGKGASSNQQRNGGASQQQQNPQRGPTASHQQKTQAGWMYPPPWAYWQQGPWARPPCPYPSQAPGPSPWSAT, from the coding sequence atGGCCGAAAATAAGGTTCATCCAGCCACCATTGTTTCCAACATCAAGGCGTGCATCCCTATCACCCTTGATTATGAAGGAAAACAATACAACAGCTGGTCCACCCTTTTTCAACTTCATTGCCGTGCTAATATGGTGATCCACCATATTCAACCTCTAACAGTTAATCCTTCGGTCGCGGTTCCCGCTCCGACGGAATCCGAAAAGACTTTAACACAGAGACTTGATGACATTGTTCGTCAATGGATTTACGGGACCATTTCTAATGATCTCCTAAATTCCATCCTCGATCCTGATGACTCGGCAGTTGTTGCTTGGAACAGATTGCAGCAATTTTTTCTTAACAACAAATCTACAAGAGCTTTGCAATTTGATGCGCAATTTACAAACACCAAGCTTGCTCATTTTGATGGCGTTAAGTCTTATTGCGCTAAGCTAAAAACTCTAGCTGATAATTTGAGGAATGTTGGAGATAAAGTCTCTGACAATCGAATGGCTCTACAACTTTTGAAAGGCCTCTCGGAGGAATATAAGCCCTTTCGAACGTCCGTTCGTCATCTTAACCCGTTGCCCTCTTTTGATACTCTTCGTTCAATGCTTGAATTAGAAGAACATGAGAATCCTGCTGATCTCTCTATTGAGTCTCATGTAGAGGCTCACATCACGCAATCACATTTATCGTCCCAAAATAATGCTGATAATTCCCATTATTCTTCTCGGGGTAATAATCAACGTAATGGTGGCAATGGCCGGAAAACCACCAAGGGAAAGGGCAGCTCCGGTAAGGGTAAGGGTGCCTCTAGCAATCAACAGCGTAATGGTGGTGCCTCGCAGCAGCAGCAAAACCCGCAGCGTGGTCCTACCGCCTCGCACCAGCAGAAGACCCAAGCAGGATGGATGTATCCTCCACCTTGGGCATATTGGCAGCAAGGCCCTTGGGCTCGTCCTCCTTGCCCATATCCATCACAGGCACCAGGCCCATCTCCTT